One segment of Hippopotamus amphibius kiboko isolate mHipAmp2 chromosome 2, mHipAmp2.hap2, whole genome shotgun sequence DNA contains the following:
- the ARRDC1 gene encoding arrestin domain-containing protein 1 isoform X2 has protein sequence MDGGRSSAAWFLICVFPLGSRGGPSHLDAEISAPGQCWPRKARCPHPPVCQTVGFLICSAIRVTCTGSCRVSNKANDAAWVVEEGYFNSALSLADKGSLPAGEHSFPFQFLLPATAPTSFEGPFGKIVHQVRATIDTPRFSKDHQCSRVFYILSPLNLNSIPDIEQPNVASTTKKFSYKLVKTGSVVLTASTDLRGYVVGQVLRLQADIENQSGKDTSPVVASLLQKVSYKAKRWIYDVRTIAEVEGASVKAWRRAQWQEQILVPALPQSALPGCSLIHVDYYLQTPEAVVTLPVFIGNIAVNHVPVSPRPGPGLVVPSAPPQEEAEAAASGPRFSSDPVSLSTKSHSQQQPPPAALGAVPGAPEPRPQDGSPAPHPLPPPLCLSTGATVPYFAEGSGGPVPTTSTLILPPEYSSWGYPCEAPPSYEQSCGGMDPGLTPGS, from the exons ATGGACGGTGGCAGAAGCTCTGCTGCCTGGTTCCTGATCTGCGTGTTTCCCCTGGGGAGCCGGGGAGGGCCAAGCCATCTCGATGCAGAAATCAGCGCTCCTGGGCAGTGCTGGCCCAGGAAGGCAAGGTGTCCCCACCCTCCGGTGTGCCAGACTGTTGGGTTCCTTATCTGCTCAG CCATCCGGGTGACCTGCACGGGGTCCTGCAGGGTCTCCAACAAGGCCAATGATGCAGCATGGGTGGTGGAGGAGGGCTACTTCAACAGCGCCCTGTCCCTGGCCGACAAGG GGAGCCTGCCTGCTGGAGAGCACAGCTTCCCGTTCCAGTTCCTGCTTCCTG ccacagctcCCACGTCCTTTGAGGGCCCTTTTGGGAAGATTGTGCACCAGGTACGGGCCACCATCGACACACCGCGTTTCTCCAAGGATCACCAGTGCAGCCGCGTGTTCTACATCTTGAGCCCCCTGAACCTGAATAGCATCCCGGACATTGAG CAACCCAATGTGGCCTCCACCACCAAGAAGTTCTCCTACAAGTTGGTGAAGACGGGCAGCGTGGTCCTCACCGCCAGCACTGACCTCCGAGGCTACGTTGTGGGGCAGGTGCTGCGGCTGCAGGCTGACATTGAGAACCAGTCAGGCAAGGACACCAGCCCTGTGGTGGCCAGCCTGCTGCAG AAAGTGTCCTACAAGGCCAAGCGCTGGATTTACGACGTGCGGACCATCGCCGAGGTGGAGGGGGCCAGTGTCAAGGCCTGGAGGCGGGCCCAGTGGCAAGAGCAGATCCTGGTGCCCGCCCTTCCGCAGTCCGCCCTGCCGGGCTGCAGCCTCATCCACGTGGACTACTACCTGCAG ACGCCGGAAGCGGTCGTGACCCTCCCCGTCTTCATCGGCAACATCGCTGTGAACCATGTCCCCGTGAGCCCCCGGCCAGGCCCGGGCTTGGTGGTGCCCTCAGCGCCACCCCAGGAGGAGGCGGAGGCTGCGGCCAGTGGCCCCCGCTTCTCCTCGGACCCTGTCTCGCTCTCCACCAAGAGCCACTCACAGCAGCAGCCGCCGCCTGCAGCCCTCGGCGCCGTGCCTGGCGCCCCTGAACCCCGTCCTCAGGATggcagccctgccccccaccccttgccccctCCCCTGTGCCTCTCCACAGGTGCCACCGTGCCCTACTTCGCGGAGGGTTCCGGAGGGCCGGTGCCCACCACCAGTACCTTGATCCTCCCCCCAGAGTACAGCTCGTGGGGCTACccctgtg AGGCCCCACCGTCCTATGAGCAGAGCTGTGGCGGTATGGACCCCGGCCTGACCCCGGGGAGCTGA
- the ARRDC1 gene encoding arrestin domain-containing protein 1 isoform X3 has product MGRVQLFEVRLSHGRVVYSPGEPLAGAVRVRLAAPLPFRAIRVTCTGSCRVSNKANDAAWVVEEGYFNSALSLADKGSLPAGEHSFPFQFLLPATAPTSFEGPFGKIVHQVRATIDTPRFSKDHQCSRVFYILSPLNLNSIPDIEQPNVASTTKKFSYKLVKTGSVVLTASTDLRGYVVGQVLRLQADIENQSGKDTSPVVASLLQKVSYKAKRWIYDVRTIAEVEGASVKAWRRAQWQEQILVPALPQSALPGCSLIHVDYYLQVSLKTPEAVVTLPVFIGNIAVNHVPVSPRPGPGLVVPSAPPQEEAEAAASGPRFSSDPVSLSTKSHSQQQPPPAALGAVPGAPEPRPQDGSPAPHPLPPPLCLSTGATVPYFAEGSGGPVPTTSTLILPPEYSSWGYPCEAPPSYEQSCGGMDPGLTPGS; this is encoded by the exons CCATCCGGGTGACCTGCACGGGGTCCTGCAGGGTCTCCAACAAGGCCAATGATGCAGCATGGGTGGTGGAGGAGGGCTACTTCAACAGCGCCCTGTCCCTGGCCGACAAGG GGAGCCTGCCTGCTGGAGAGCACAGCTTCCCGTTCCAGTTCCTGCTTCCTG ccacagctcCCACGTCCTTTGAGGGCCCTTTTGGGAAGATTGTGCACCAGGTACGGGCCACCATCGACACACCGCGTTTCTCCAAGGATCACCAGTGCAGCCGCGTGTTCTACATCTTGAGCCCCCTGAACCTGAATAGCATCCCGGACATTGAG CAACCCAATGTGGCCTCCACCACCAAGAAGTTCTCCTACAAGTTGGTGAAGACGGGCAGCGTGGTCCTCACCGCCAGCACTGACCTCCGAGGCTACGTTGTGGGGCAGGTGCTGCGGCTGCAGGCTGACATTGAGAACCAGTCAGGCAAGGACACCAGCCCTGTGGTGGCCAGCCTGCTGCAG AAAGTGTCCTACAAGGCCAAGCGCTGGATTTACGACGTGCGGACCATCGCCGAGGTGGAGGGGGCCAGTGTCAAGGCCTGGAGGCGGGCCCAGTGGCAAGAGCAGATCCTGGTGCCCGCCCTTCCGCAGTCCGCCCTGCCGGGCTGCAGCCTCATCCACGTGGACTACTACCTGCAG GTCTCCCTGAAGACGCCGGAAGCGGTCGTGACCCTCCCCGTCTTCATCGGCAACATCGCTGTGAACCATGTCCCCGTGAGCCCCCGGCCAGGCCCGGGCTTGGTGGTGCCCTCAGCGCCACCCCAGGAGGAGGCGGAGGCTGCGGCCAGTGGCCCCCGCTTCTCCTCGGACCCTGTCTCGCTCTCCACCAAGAGCCACTCACAGCAGCAGCCGCCGCCTGCAGCCCTCGGCGCCGTGCCTGGCGCCCCTGAACCCCGTCCTCAGGATggcagccctgccccccaccccttgccccctCCCCTGTGCCTCTCCACAGGTGCCACCGTGCCCTACTTCGCGGAGGGTTCCGGAGGGCCGGTGCCCACCACCAGTACCTTGATCCTCCCCCCAGAGTACAGCTCGTGGGGCTACccctgtg AGGCCCCACCGTCCTATGAGCAGAGCTGTGGCGGTATGGACCCCGGCCTGACCCCGGGGAGCTGA
- the ARRDC1 gene encoding arrestin domain-containing protein 1 isoform X1 yields MDGGRSSAAWFLICVFPLGSRGGPSHLDAEISAPGQCWPRKARCPHPPVCQTVGFLICSAIRVTCTGSCRVSNKANDAAWVVEEGYFNSALSLADKGSLPAGEHSFPFQFLLPATAPTSFEGPFGKIVHQVRATIDTPRFSKDHQCSRVFYILSPLNLNSIPDIEQPNVASTTKKFSYKLVKTGSVVLTASTDLRGYVVGQVLRLQADIENQSGKDTSPVVASLLQKVSYKAKRWIYDVRTIAEVEGASVKAWRRAQWQEQILVPALPQSALPGCSLIHVDYYLQVSLKTPEAVVTLPVFIGNIAVNHVPVSPRPGPGLVVPSAPPQEEAEAAASGPRFSSDPVSLSTKSHSQQQPPPAALGAVPGAPEPRPQDGSPAPHPLPPPLCLSTGATVPYFAEGSGGPVPTTSTLILPPEYSSWGYPCEAPPSYEQSCGGMDPGLTPGS; encoded by the exons ATGGACGGTGGCAGAAGCTCTGCTGCCTGGTTCCTGATCTGCGTGTTTCCCCTGGGGAGCCGGGGAGGGCCAAGCCATCTCGATGCAGAAATCAGCGCTCCTGGGCAGTGCTGGCCCAGGAAGGCAAGGTGTCCCCACCCTCCGGTGTGCCAGACTGTTGGGTTCCTTATCTGCTCAG CCATCCGGGTGACCTGCACGGGGTCCTGCAGGGTCTCCAACAAGGCCAATGATGCAGCATGGGTGGTGGAGGAGGGCTACTTCAACAGCGCCCTGTCCCTGGCCGACAAGG GGAGCCTGCCTGCTGGAGAGCACAGCTTCCCGTTCCAGTTCCTGCTTCCTG ccacagctcCCACGTCCTTTGAGGGCCCTTTTGGGAAGATTGTGCACCAGGTACGGGCCACCATCGACACACCGCGTTTCTCCAAGGATCACCAGTGCAGCCGCGTGTTCTACATCTTGAGCCCCCTGAACCTGAATAGCATCCCGGACATTGAG CAACCCAATGTGGCCTCCACCACCAAGAAGTTCTCCTACAAGTTGGTGAAGACGGGCAGCGTGGTCCTCACCGCCAGCACTGACCTCCGAGGCTACGTTGTGGGGCAGGTGCTGCGGCTGCAGGCTGACATTGAGAACCAGTCAGGCAAGGACACCAGCCCTGTGGTGGCCAGCCTGCTGCAG AAAGTGTCCTACAAGGCCAAGCGCTGGATTTACGACGTGCGGACCATCGCCGAGGTGGAGGGGGCCAGTGTCAAGGCCTGGAGGCGGGCCCAGTGGCAAGAGCAGATCCTGGTGCCCGCCCTTCCGCAGTCCGCCCTGCCGGGCTGCAGCCTCATCCACGTGGACTACTACCTGCAG GTCTCCCTGAAGACGCCGGAAGCGGTCGTGACCCTCCCCGTCTTCATCGGCAACATCGCTGTGAACCATGTCCCCGTGAGCCCCCGGCCAGGCCCGGGCTTGGTGGTGCCCTCAGCGCCACCCCAGGAGGAGGCGGAGGCTGCGGCCAGTGGCCCCCGCTTCTCCTCGGACCCTGTCTCGCTCTCCACCAAGAGCCACTCACAGCAGCAGCCGCCGCCTGCAGCCCTCGGCGCCGTGCCTGGCGCCCCTGAACCCCGTCCTCAGGATggcagccctgccccccaccccttgccccctCCCCTGTGCCTCTCCACAGGTGCCACCGTGCCCTACTTCGCGGAGGGTTCCGGAGGGCCGGTGCCCACCACCAGTACCTTGATCCTCCCCCCAGAGTACAGCTCGTGGGGCTACccctgtg AGGCCCCACCGTCCTATGAGCAGAGCTGTGGCGGTATGGACCCCGGCCTGACCCCGGGGAGCTGA